The DNA region ATAGGGTTGATTTCAAGAGCTTGGTCTCAGCTTTTCAATGTCTTGTTTCGACAGTCCACAATGCCCAGAGTTAggaatgtccaacagcagctccatcaggcacttcctcctgctgccattggcagacacgcggcagctgcagctcctgcacttctgcctcttgctgggcatctccctggctgccctcctgggcaacggcctcatcatcagcgccgtagcctgcggccaccacctgcacacgcccatgttcttcttcctgctcaacctggccctcactgacctgggctccatctgcaccactgtccccaaagccatgcacaattccctctgggacaccagggacatctcctacgcaggatgtgctgctcaggtgtttctctttgtctttttcatGTCAGTGGAAGTTTCCCTCCTGACcgtcatgtgctacgaccgctacgtgtccatctgcaaacccctgcactacgggaccgtcctgggcagcagagcttgtgcccacatggcagcagctgcctgggccagtgcctttctcaatgctctcatgcacacagccaatacattttccctgcccctgtgccatggcaatgccctgggccagttcttctgtgaaatcccccagatcctcaagctctcctgctccaaatcctaccTCAGGGAACTTGGGCTCATTGCAGTTAGTGTCTGTTTAgcttttggttgttttgtgttcgTTGTTTTCTCCTAcgtgcagatcttcagggctgtgctgaggatcccctctgagcagggacggcacaaagctttttccacctgcctccctcacctggccgtgCTCTCCCTGTTTGTTAGCACTGCAGCCtttgcctacctgaagcccccctccatctcctccaaatccctggatctggccctgtcaattctgtactcagtggtgcctccagccctgaacccgctcatctacagcctgaggaaccaggagctcaaggctgaaGTGTGGAGACTGATTACTGGATGCTTTCTGGAACATTAATTTGATGGCCAATTGCTGCAAACCACTGGTAATAGAAGTCATCTTATTGTTGATTTGactgtaggtttttttttcctttatattagTTTTCTCGTATTGTCCACAAATAAATGTCTttgtttgtgccatttctcattttgtttctctccaacttccctgtggcacagacTTTGTCAATGAGGGGTTGCGCTCTGGGTGactttaaaggaaataaaggatGTCCCAGccaagttttctgcagagatgcccttttgttgccttctctggagctgcagcagcaatgtctgtgtgcagagctgggggcagatcagggctggcacagcagctgtgcccagcagcagcagcagcacttggtgttgccagtgctgctgccgtggccctgccccgctgccctggtggccctggtgttgctgcagggcctgagtgctctcggggccgggcacagtcctgggggtggcagtgccggggctgcagcagggacaggccaagtaatataaataatttgtaATATAAATAATCTTGGATAGTTCTTTTGGATgtgtccttttttcccctgtgttttAGTTTCTTATTATTGTCCACAAAGTAAAACCATTGTTTGtaccatttctcattttgtttctctgcacCTTCCCTGTGTCCACAGACAGTGTCaatgaggggctgtgctctTGGTGTCTTCAAAGGAGCTAAATGAtctcccagcaaagttttctgcagtgatCCCCTtgtgttcccttctctggagctgcagcagcaatgtctgaaTGCAGAGTGTGGGCCAGATCAGTGCTGAGtccatcagctctgctcctgctggccacaccattcctgagccgggccaggagccattggccttcttggccacctgggcactctGCTGCCTCATGCCCAGCCTCTGTCCAACAGtgccccaggtccctttctgcctggctgctctccagccactctgtccccagcctgtagcactgcaggggtgGTTTctgccaaagtgcaggacccggcacttggacttgttaaacctcaccttgttggatttggggcctggatccagcctgtccaggtccctctgcagagccctcctaccctccagcagatcaacagtcacacccagcttggtgccatctgcaaatttgctgatgctGGACGCAGTCTCCTCATGCAGATCATCAGTGCAGATATTGAAGtccacgctggctggctctgacccctctgggcaccctgtgatggcactcagggtgatctgttccataacctttccgggcacccaggtcaggctgacaggcctggagtttcccagctcctctttccagcccttcttggggatgggctcacactggcacctccagtcctctgggacctccctgctgagccagcagtgacggtaaatgatggagaacagcttggggagctcatccaccaGCTCCCCCACCCCCCTAGGATGAATCCCATCTAGTCCCagagacacctgtgagcatctgagaggATCAGCACGTCAACAACTTCTTCCTCATGGATTACAGGgactgttctgctccctgtgcccatccatcagctcaggagaacacttgtCCTGAGGAAAACCTGTGctaatattgaaaattgagAGAAACAAGGTGTTAAGTAGCTTagccttttttctttaattactgTATTCTCCACTGCATCCAAAAAAAAGAGTAGATGTTCTCCTCATCCCATGTTTTgctattaatttatttgtaataacattttttattattttttacagaaGTGGTCAGGTAATGCTCTAATTGAGCTTTGGCTTCtcaacttttctttctgcatcacCAAATAACATTCTTAAACACTTCCTAAGTTTCATGACCTTCTGTCAAAAGTTGcgtcctttttttccccctgagtTCCCATAAAAGCTCCACAGCCAGCCAGGCCAGTCATTTTCCTCACCAGCTCATCTTCtgccacactgggacaggctgctccttcccccttaagATTACTTccttgaaatgtgtccatccttcctggacccctttgtttttaagggatgttttccttaaaaaaaatcagtgcatGATTCAGTACTCCCCAAATCAGCATCCTAaataggccaaagtctgcccttcctaattccagtgtagaagttttgttgctgtCCCTCCTTCTTTCAGAGAACATTGAACActtgattatttcatggtcactgtgccc from Melospiza georgiana isolate bMelGeo1 unplaced genomic scaffold, bMelGeo1.pri scaffold_29, whole genome shotgun sequence includes:
- the LOC131096431 gene encoding olfactory receptor 14J1-like, translating into MSNSSSIRHFLLLPLADTRQLQLLHFCLLLGISLAALLGNGLIISAVACGHHLHTPMFFFLLNLALTDLGSICTTVPKAMHNSLWDTRDISYAGCAAQVFLFVFFMSVEVSLLTVMCYDRYVSICKPLHYGTVLGSRACAHMAAAAWASAFLNALMHTANTFSLPLCHGNALGQFFCEIPQILKLSCSKSYLRELGLIAVSVCLAFGCFVFVVFSYVQIFRAVLRIPSEQGRHKAFSTCLPHLAVLSLFVSTAAFAYLKPPSISSKSLDLALSILYSVVPPALNPLIYSLRNQELKAEVWRLITGCFLEH